One genomic window of Luteitalea pratensis includes the following:
- a CDS encoding PadR family transcriptional regulator, which yields MPMSRSTPPDVNSLRPLPPAVFHILVSLAARDAHGYAIMQEVADRAGVRLGPGTLYTTIRRLLEQGLVAERRSALGDDNDDPRRRYYRLTAYGRAAARAEAARLSDLVRQARTLGLA from the coding sequence ATGCCCATGTCCCGCTCCACGCCACCGGACGTCAATTCCCTGCGGCCACTGCCGCCGGCGGTGTTCCACATCCTGGTCTCGCTTGCGGCTCGAGACGCGCATGGGTACGCGATCATGCAGGAAGTGGCCGATCGCGCCGGCGTGCGACTCGGACCGGGCACGCTCTACACGACCATCCGGCGACTGCTCGAGCAGGGACTCGTGGCGGAACGGCGATCGGCGCTTGGTGACGACAACGACGACCCACGGCGCCGCTACTACCGGCTGACCGCGTATGGGCGCGCTGCGGCACGAGCCGAAGCAGCCAGGCTGAGCGATCTGGTGCGCCAGGCACGCACCCTGGGGCTGGCATGA
- a CDS encoding ABC transporter permease, with amino-acid sequence MMTTATRCFRTLLHAYPAAFREEYGDEMTWAFAERRAAEGAWRVWPATILEILWTAAREHLDVTRRDLRIAVRGLSRTPALTLVILLALAIGVGANTTVYTVVRQVLWAPLPYADSDRLAVVLEGGRGPVAPAIVADLREQVPAFADVGAAELWGPTWTGGAHPERLPAMRVTPNLFVLLGVSAKMGRTLTTGDVRGVVLSHRFWQERFGGARDVIGRELLLEGVPHPVLGVMPPAFAFSPFWARAEVWGPLDLAPKRDDRGGASLRTFARLRPGESMATAQAQVAALDSRLRAVYPVAHRDLHLQAQALHAKVTGDVRPLLWMLLLAAACVLLVTCVNVASLLLARAVQRQPEMAVRVALGGRSPAISRQLLTESLLLAALGAAAGLALACWLVSLVPGLTRLGLPRLEDVSVDWRMAVVATALSALTGLAFGLAPVWTTRRSLRLGPRGASESRRARRMRGAFVVGEVMLAVLLVVTAGLLVRSFQRLSSADPGFRPEGLLSIEVSAHASPAWRNNRGVLFEQVVERARAVPGVTSAAVINHVPLAGDAWGARPLIEGAATEARAHAVWRVSGPGYPATAGIRISGGRDFTRQDGVGAPLVVMVNQAFARQYLDGAALGRRVSFTDDGEAAVWRTVVGVVGNVRQQEWAATTEPEIYVPLAQTPEYLDAPKPHFSAMTLVARTTGDPRVLGAAIQAAVWAVDADLALAKPIALADEAARQLWRPRFASLLVSAFGVLALLLAATGVYGLVAHDASRRTREIGIRLALGAPLRGVMASVLGRGLGLVAGGLTLGVGTAIVVTSRLRQLLFDLPPHDLVVFTGTVLLFLLVGVAASAVPAWRAGRVDAARALRSE; translated from the coding sequence ATGATGACGACTGCAACGAGGTGCTTCCGGACACTGCTCCACGCCTACCCGGCCGCGTTCCGCGAAGAATACGGCGACGAGATGACCTGGGCGTTTGCCGAGCGACGCGCCGCGGAGGGCGCGTGGCGCGTGTGGCCGGCGACCATCCTCGAGATCCTGTGGACCGCCGCCCGTGAGCACCTCGACGTGACACGCCGTGACCTGCGCATCGCGGTGCGGGGGCTGTCGCGAACGCCGGCGCTCACACTGGTCATCCTGCTGGCGCTCGCGATCGGCGTCGGTGCCAACACGACGGTCTACACGGTCGTGCGACAGGTGCTCTGGGCACCATTGCCCTACGCGGATTCGGATCGACTGGCCGTCGTCCTCGAAGGCGGCCGGGGACCGGTCGCGCCTGCGATCGTCGCCGACCTCCGCGAGCAGGTGCCAGCGTTTGCCGACGTCGGCGCAGCGGAGCTCTGGGGCCCGACGTGGACCGGCGGCGCGCATCCCGAGCGGTTGCCCGCGATGCGCGTGACGCCCAATCTCTTCGTGCTGCTCGGTGTCTCGGCGAAGATGGGCCGCACGCTGACCACGGGCGATGTGCGTGGCGTCGTCCTGAGCCACCGTTTCTGGCAGGAGCGCTTCGGCGGTGCTCGCGACGTGATTGGACGCGAACTGCTGCTCGAAGGTGTGCCCCACCCCGTGCTTGGCGTGATGCCACCGGCGTTCGCGTTCTCACCCTTCTGGGCACGCGCCGAGGTGTGGGGCCCGCTCGACCTCGCGCCAAAGCGTGACGACCGCGGTGGCGCATCGCTGCGCACCTTCGCGCGCCTGCGTCCCGGCGAATCCATGGCCACGGCGCAGGCACAGGTCGCCGCCCTCGACTCGCGGCTCCGTGCCGTCTATCCAGTCGCGCACCGCGACCTGCACCTGCAGGCGCAGGCCCTGCATGCGAAAGTCACCGGTGACGTACGGCCGCTCCTGTGGATGCTCCTGCTGGCGGCCGCGTGCGTCCTGCTCGTCACCTGCGTCAACGTCGCCAGCCTGCTGCTCGCGCGAGCCGTGCAGCGGCAGCCGGAGATGGCGGTGCGCGTCGCGCTCGGCGGGCGCAGCCCGGCCATCTCCCGTCAGCTGTTGACCGAGAGCCTGCTGCTGGCCGCTCTCGGCGCAGCGGCGGGTCTCGCCCTCGCCTGCTGGCTGGTGTCGCTCGTGCCGGGTCTCACCCGGCTCGGCCTGCCTCGGCTCGAGGATGTGAGCGTGGACTGGCGCATGGCGGTGGTCGCCACCGCTCTCAGCGCGCTGACTGGCCTCGCTTTCGGACTCGCCCCCGTGTGGACGACACGGCGAAGCCTGCGCCTCGGTCCACGCGGCGCCAGCGAATCCCGGCGCGCACGCCGGATGCGCGGCGCGTTCGTGGTCGGTGAAGTGATGCTCGCCGTGTTGCTGGTGGTGACGGCCGGCCTCCTGGTGCGCAGTTTCCAGCGGCTCTCGAGCGCTGATCCGGGCTTCCGGCCCGAGGGGTTGCTCTCGATCGAGGTCTCGGCGCATGCGTCGCCGGCCTGGCGCAACAACCGCGGCGTGCTGTTCGAGCAGGTCGTGGAACGCGCGCGTGCCGTCCCCGGCGTGACGTCCGCAGCGGTCATCAACCACGTGCCGCTGGCTGGCGACGCCTGGGGTGCGCGGCCCCTGATCGAGGGGGCGGCGACCGAGGCGCGGGCACATGCAGTCTGGCGCGTGTCGGGGCCTGGCTACCCCGCGACGGCGGGCATCCGGATCAGCGGCGGCCGCGATTTCACACGGCAGGACGGCGTGGGTGCGCCGCTGGTGGTGATGGTCAACCAGGCATTCGCGCGTCAATACCTCGATGGCGCCGCGCTCGGCCGCCGGGTCTCCTTCACGGACGACGGCGAGGCGGCTGTCTGGCGGACGGTGGTCGGCGTGGTAGGCAACGTGCGGCAGCAGGAATGGGCGGCCACCACCGAACCCGAGATCTACGTGCCCCTGGCGCAGACACCCGAATACCTCGACGCCCCAAAGCCCCACTTCTCGGCGATGACACTCGTCGCGCGCACGACCGGAGACCCGCGTGTCCTGGGCGCGGCCATCCAGGCTGCCGTGTGGGCGGTCGACGCCGACCTGGCGCTCGCGAAACCGATCGCGCTGGCTGACGAGGCGGCACGGCAGCTATGGCGGCCCCGGTTCGCCTCGCTGCTCGTGTCCGCGTTCGGCGTGTTGGCGCTGCTGCTGGCCGCCACGGGCGTCTACGGGCTGGTGGCGCACGACGCGAGCCGACGCACGAGGGAAATCGGCATTCGCCTCGCGCTCGGCGCCCCCTTGCGTGGTGTGATGGCCTCGGTGCTCGGGCGCGGGCTCGGACTGGTGGCCGGTGGTCTCACCCTCGGTGTCGGCACCGCGATCGTGGTCACGAGCCGGCTTCGCCAGCTGCTCTTCGACCTCCCGCCACACGACCTCGTCGTGTTCACGGGGACCGTGCTGCTCTTCCTGCTCGTCGGCGTGGCCGCCTCTGCGGTGCCGGCGTGGCGGGCGGGCCGGGTCGATGCCGCTCGCGCGTTGCGCAGCGAATGA
- a CDS encoding PIG-L deacetylase family protein, translating into MSDGNPYLHYVSSLARLAHDGKQFQLGGFPIPAHPPVASDAPKALIFSPHPDDECIIGGLALRLQREAGYRVVNVAVTQGSNKARQQGRWDELTQACRYLGFDLVQTVPGGLEKINPKTRGADPSHWATCVEVIARIVAEHQPAVVFFPHETDWNSSHIGTYHLLMDALGQQGPTFACHVVETEFWGAMSTPNLMVESSVQDLADMMAALSFHVEEVRRNPYHLLVPAWMQDNVRRGGEVVGGQGGAAPDVLFATIYRLRQWKDDALHHTFDGGRILSAATSPITLL; encoded by the coding sequence ATGAGCGACGGCAATCCGTACTTGCACTACGTGTCGTCGCTGGCGCGCCTCGCGCACGACGGCAAGCAGTTCCAGCTCGGAGGCTTCCCGATTCCGGCGCATCCGCCGGTGGCGTCCGACGCACCGAAGGCGCTCATCTTCTCGCCGCATCCCGATGACGAATGCATCATCGGGGGGCTGGCCCTGCGGCTGCAGCGCGAGGCCGGCTACCGCGTTGTCAACGTCGCGGTGACGCAGGGCAGCAACAAGGCGCGGCAGCAGGGACGATGGGACGAACTGACGCAGGCCTGCCGGTACCTCGGTTTCGACCTGGTGCAGACGGTGCCTGGTGGGCTGGAGAAGATCAACCCGAAGACCCGCGGCGCCGACCCCAGCCACTGGGCCACGTGCGTCGAAGTGATTGCGCGCATCGTTGCCGAGCATCAGCCTGCGGTCGTGTTCTTTCCGCACGAGACCGACTGGAACAGCTCACATATCGGCACCTACCACCTGCTGATGGATGCGCTCGGGCAGCAAGGGCCGACGTTTGCCTGCCACGTGGTCGAGACCGAGTTCTGGGGGGCGATGTCGACGCCGAACCTGATGGTGGAGTCGAGCGTGCAGGATCTGGCCGACATGATGGCGGCGCTGTCGTTCCACGTGGAGGAGGTCCGCCGCAACCCGTATCACCTGCTGGTGCCCGCATGGATGCAGGACAACGTGCGTCGTGGGGGTGAGGTCGTGGGTGGACAGGGTGGTGCCGCGCCCGACGTCCTGTTTGCCACGATCTATCGGCTGCGGCAATGGAAGGACGATGCGTTGCACCACACGTTCGACGGCGGCCGCATCCTCTCCGCGGCCACCAGCCCGATCACGCTCCTCTAA
- a CDS encoding ROK family protein yields MDTLNGLPLVAPRITPVLDPAFRPAVLAVRAFRSQVAEAGGGVPVRLAIEQADGSVFRFDIAVLPASHRDAAGNAAFVERFVKFLLWSRGGWRIYIDGPAELAATLNAHYQDTATGRFDADLVAFRMFDHPIEVVHTTDLPAERSVTMPLGRHLEGYRIGFDLGGSDRKVAAVVNGEVVYSEETVWDPYHKPDPQYHFDGIMDSLRKAAEHLPRVDGIGGSAAGVYVNNRVKAGSLFRGVPQDLFDARVKDIFFEVRKAWQGVPFEVVNDGEVTALAGSMSLGKNAILGIALGTSTAAGYVTPDGNITSWLNELAFVPVAFNPDAPVDEWSGDFGVGSQYFSQQAVGRLAPVAGIETPADMGLPEKLKVVQKLRAEGHEGARQIYDTLGTYLGYGVAHFADFYDIAHVLVLGRVTSGPGGDDIVDGARRVLDAEFPDLARRITLHVPDEKDKRHGQAIAAASLPEVPR; encoded by the coding sequence ATGGACACCCTCAACGGCCTTCCGCTCGTCGCTCCCAGGATCACGCCGGTGCTGGACCCGGCTTTCCGTCCCGCCGTGCTCGCAGTGCGCGCCTTTCGCTCGCAGGTTGCCGAGGCCGGTGGGGGCGTGCCGGTGCGCCTCGCCATCGAACAGGCCGATGGCTCGGTGTTCCGCTTCGACATCGCCGTGCTCCCGGCCTCGCATCGCGACGCCGCCGGTAACGCCGCCTTCGTCGAGCGGTTCGTCAAGTTCCTGCTCTGGTCGCGCGGGGGCTGGCGCATCTACATCGACGGCCCGGCCGAACTGGCCGCCACGCTGAACGCGCACTACCAGGACACCGCGACCGGGCGCTTCGACGCCGACCTCGTGGCATTCCGCATGTTCGACCATCCGATCGAGGTCGTGCACACGACCGACCTGCCGGCCGAGCGATCGGTGACGATGCCGCTCGGGCGGCACCTGGAGGGCTACCGCATCGGCTTCGACCTCGGTGGCAGCGATCGCAAGGTCGCGGCGGTCGTCAACGGGGAGGTCGTCTACAGCGAGGAAACGGTGTGGGACCCATACCACAAGCCGGATCCGCAGTATCACTTCGACGGGATCATGGACTCGCTGCGCAAGGCAGCCGAGCACCTGCCGCGCGTGGACGGGATCGGTGGCAGCGCCGCCGGTGTCTACGTCAACAACCGTGTCAAGGCCGGCTCCCTGTTCCGTGGCGTGCCCCAGGATCTCTTCGATGCGCGCGTGAAGGACATCTTCTTCGAGGTCAGGAAAGCCTGGCAGGGCGTGCCGTTCGAAGTCGTCAACGACGGAGAGGTCACCGCGCTCGCCGGGTCGATGTCGCTTGGCAAGAACGCGATTCTCGGCATCGCGCTCGGGACCAGCACGGCGGCCGGCTACGTCACGCCCGACGGCAACATCACGTCGTGGCTCAACGAGCTCGCGTTCGTCCCGGTGGCCTTCAATCCTGACGCGCCGGTGGACGAATGGTCCGGGGATTTCGGTGTCGGATCCCAGTACTTCTCGCAGCAGGCCGTCGGCCGCCTGGCGCCGGTCGCCGGTATCGAGACGCCGGCCGACATGGGCCTGCCCGAGAAGCTGAAGGTCGTGCAGAAGTTGCGCGCCGAGGGCCACGAAGGCGCCAGGCAGATCTACGACACGCTCGGCACGTACCTCGGCTACGGCGTCGCGCACTTTGCCGACTTCTACGACATCGCCCACGTCCTCGTGCTCGGTCGCGTCACCTCGGGGCCTGGCGGGGACGACATCGTCGACGGCGCACGCCGCGTGCTGGACGCGGAGTTCCCGGACCTCGCGCGGCGCATCACCCTCCACGTGCCCGACGAGAAGGACAAGCGGCACGGCCAGGCCATCGCCGCGGCAAGCCTGCCGGAGGTCCCGCGATGA
- a CDS encoding ribonuclease D, producing the protein MNAPIFIADQGELAGLVHTLGTCDAIAVDTESNSLHAWRERVCLIQFSTPTADYLVDAIAIADLSSLASIFANPHQQKIFHAAEYDVTCLGRDYGFSFANLFDTMSAARTLGWPQVGLAAILETRFGVTLNKAHQKADWARRPLTPEQIDYARHDTHHLVALRDLQIDALKAAGCWEEAQEDFARLARLPAGAPAGVPDPVAFWRVKGAYDLTPPQAAILQAVHAFRESEAARQDRPPFKVMDEATLLALALHAPASLDDLRRLARMPPPQIQRYGRGLLQVIAGARTAAPVRPPVTEREPDEVRDRYDRLRLWRKKRAQARGVESDVILPKTTIRDLSRRPPTTVEDLAQIADFGPWRRATYGAEILALLAADAATPA; encoded by the coding sequence ATGAACGCTCCCATCTTCATCGCCGACCAGGGCGAGCTCGCCGGGCTCGTGCACACGCTCGGCACCTGCGACGCCATCGCCGTCGACACCGAGTCCAACAGCCTCCACGCCTGGCGCGAGCGCGTGTGCCTGATCCAGTTCTCGACGCCGACCGCGGATTACCTCGTCGACGCGATCGCCATCGCGGATCTGTCATCGCTGGCGTCGATCTTTGCCAATCCCCACCAGCAGAAGATCTTTCACGCCGCCGAGTACGACGTGACCTGCCTCGGCCGGGACTACGGGTTCAGCTTCGCCAATCTCTTCGACACGATGAGCGCCGCACGCACGCTCGGATGGCCGCAAGTGGGCCTGGCGGCAATCCTCGAGACGAGGTTCGGGGTGACGCTGAACAAGGCGCACCAGAAGGCGGACTGGGCCAGGCGCCCGCTCACGCCGGAGCAGATCGACTACGCGCGGCACGACACGCATCATCTCGTCGCGTTGCGCGACCTGCAGATCGACGCCTTGAAGGCCGCGGGTTGCTGGGAGGAGGCGCAGGAGGACTTTGCCCGCCTGGCGCGCCTGCCGGCCGGCGCCCCCGCCGGCGTCCCCGATCCGGTCGCCTTCTGGCGCGTGAAGGGCGCCTACGACCTCACGCCGCCGCAGGCCGCGATCCTGCAGGCCGTGCATGCCTTCCGGGAGTCCGAGGCTGCCCGCCAGGATCGGCCCCCGTTCAAGGTCATGGACGAGGCGACGCTGCTGGCGCTGGCGCTACACGCACCGGCGTCCCTCGACGACCTCCGCCGCCTCGCGCGCATGCCGCCACCGCAGATCCAGCGATACGGGCGCGGCCTGCTCCAGGTCATCGCCGGTGCGCGAACGGCGGCGCCGGTGCGGCCGCCGGTCACCGAGCGCGAACCCGACGAGGTGCGGGACCGGTACGACCGCTTGCGGCTGTGGCGCAAGAAGCGCGCGCAGGCACGCGGCGTCGAGTCCGACGTGATCCTGCCGAAGACGACGATCCGGGACCTGTCGCGTCGGCCACCCACCACTGTCGAGGACCTCGCGCAGATAGCCGACTTCGGGCCATGGCGTCGTGCGACCTACGGCGCCGAGATCCTCGCGCTGCTCGCGGCCGATGCGGCGACGCCAGCCTGA
- a CDS encoding tryptophanase, giving the protein MHPFQTIIEPFRIKSVEPLRFTTREERAAALTRADGNVFKLRADDVLIDLLTDSGTGAMSSAQWGGLIQGDESYAGSRSFYRFEQVVRDLTGYAHVIPTHQGRAAERILFHTILKAGQIVPNNNHFDTTRANIEVEEAEARDLVIAEGRQPSVVHPFKGNIDLDALEALLARDRDRVPLVMVTVTNNSGGGQPVSLANLRGVRALCDRYGTPFFLDACRFAENAWFIRQREPGMADRTPSDIAREMFSLADGCTMSAKKDGLSNIGGFLAMRSDAWAEQCRTLLILTEGFPTYGGLAGYDLEAIARGLEEVVEEPYLRYRIRSTEYLADKVARAGVPIIQPAGGHAVYIDARALLPHIPPLQYPGIALVNALYVEAGVRSVEIGTVMFGLHADGTESAGALDLVRLAIPRRVYTQSHIDFVAEAVIHVAAMRDRLRGYRITSAPRPLRHFTASFAALA; this is encoded by the coding sequence ATGCACCCGTTCCAGACAATCATCGAACCTTTTCGCATCAAGTCGGTCGAGCCGCTCCGCTTCACGACGCGCGAGGAGCGTGCCGCGGCGCTGACACGAGCGGACGGCAACGTCTTCAAGCTGCGCGCCGACGATGTGCTGATCGACTTGCTGACCGACTCGGGCACGGGCGCGATGTCGTCGGCGCAGTGGGGTGGGCTCATCCAGGGCGACGAGTCCTACGCCGGCAGCCGTTCGTTCTATCGCTTCGAGCAGGTGGTGCGCGACCTCACCGGGTACGCACATGTCATCCCGACACACCAGGGAAGAGCTGCCGAACGAATCCTCTTCCACACGATCCTGAAGGCCGGTCAGATCGTGCCCAACAACAACCACTTCGATACGACCCGGGCCAACATCGAAGTGGAGGAGGCAGAGGCGCGAGACCTCGTCATCGCGGAAGGGCGACAGCCATCGGTCGTGCACCCGTTCAAGGGCAACATCGATCTGGACGCGCTCGAGGCGTTGCTCGCGCGCGACCGTGACCGCGTACCGCTCGTGATGGTTACGGTCACCAACAACTCGGGCGGCGGGCAGCCAGTGTCACTGGCGAACCTGCGTGGCGTTCGGGCGCTGTGCGATCGCTACGGCACGCCGTTCTTCCTCGATGCCTGTCGCTTTGCCGAGAACGCGTGGTTCATCAGGCAACGCGAGCCTGGCATGGCGGACCGGACGCCGAGCGACATCGCTCGGGAGATGTTCAGCCTGGCCGATGGCTGCACCATGTCGGCCAAGAAGGACGGACTCTCCAACATCGGCGGCTTCCTGGCGATGCGCAGCGACGCGTGGGCCGAGCAATGCCGCACCTTGCTGATCCTCACGGAGGGCTTTCCGACCTACGGCGGCCTCGCCGGGTACGACCTCGAGGCCATCGCTCGCGGCCTCGAAGAGGTGGTGGAGGAGCCGTACCTGCGGTACCGCATCCGGTCAACCGAGTACCTCGCGGACAAGGTTGCAAGAGCCGGCGTCCCGATCATCCAGCCGGCAGGCGGGCATGCGGTCTACATCGACGCTCGCGCGCTGCTGCCGCACATTCCGCCGCTGCAGTATCCGGGCATCGCGCTCGTCAATGCGTTGTACGTCGAGGCGGGTGTCCGCAGCGTCGAGATCGGCACCGTGATGTTCGGCCTGCACGCCGACGGCACCGAATCAGCAGGCGCTCTCGACCTGGTGCGCCTGGCGATTCCGCGACGCGTGTACACGCAGTCGCACATCGACTTCGTCGCCGAGGCCGTGATCCATGTGGCGGCGATGCGCGATCGATTGCGTGGCTACCGCATCACGTCGGCGCCGCGCCCGCTCCGCCATTTCACCGCGTCGTTCGCCGCGCTTGCCTGA
- a CDS encoding ABC-F family ATP-binding cassette domain-containing protein, whose translation MIAVHGVSMRYGSKVLFDDVTTTFSAGRRYGLTGPNGAGKSTFMKLLTGELQAQKGAVTRPQKLGVLRQDQFAFDEFRVVDTVIMGNARLWAALEERDRLYDKADMTDEDGMRLGELEGIVGEEDGYGAESDAAILLAGLDIPDELHERKMKELQGGQKVRVLLAQALFGQPQALLLDEPTNHLDLDSIHWLKDFLVRYEGALIVISHDRHFLNAVCTHIADIDYQTIITYTGGYDDMVVAKTQIRSKIEADNAQRDKKITQLNEFIARFSAGTRSSQVTSRKKEVERLQTTELARSNIQRPFIKFGIERPSGKLALECKGVSKAYGDLEVVRTFETIVNRGEKIVMVGRNGVGKTTLLKALLADAPGVDADPSAIDAGQVRWGHEVSVGYFSQDHTGAIAHGTTAVEWLHSFAPDAPRQDIHGLLGQMLFSGEEGHKPTAALSGGETARLLFCRLMLQKPNVLVLDEPTNHLDLEAINALNIALQKYEGTVFLVTHDEDLIDEVGTRVWHCTRDGIEDWKGTYEEYAAATH comes from the coding sequence ATGATTGCAGTCCACGGCGTCTCCATGCGGTACGGGTCGAAGGTGCTCTTCGACGATGTCACCACGACCTTCTCTGCCGGCAGGCGTTATGGCCTCACGGGGCCCAACGGCGCCGGCAAGTCCACCTTCATGAAGCTCCTCACGGGTGAGCTCCAGGCGCAGAAGGGGGCGGTCACGCGACCGCAGAAGCTCGGCGTGCTGCGCCAGGACCAGTTCGCCTTCGACGAGTTCCGCGTCGTCGACACGGTGATCATGGGCAACGCGCGCCTGTGGGCGGCGCTCGAGGAGCGCGATCGGCTGTACGACAAGGCCGACATGACCGACGAGGACGGCATGCGTCTCGGCGAGCTCGAGGGCATCGTCGGCGAGGAGGACGGCTACGGGGCGGAAAGCGACGCGGCCATCCTGCTGGCAGGCCTCGACATCCCCGACGAGTTGCACGAGCGGAAGATGAAGGAGCTGCAGGGCGGCCAGAAGGTCCGCGTGCTGCTCGCGCAGGCGCTCTTCGGGCAGCCGCAGGCGCTCCTGCTCGACGAGCCGACCAACCACCTGGACCTCGACTCGATCCACTGGCTCAAGGACTTCCTGGTGCGCTACGAGGGCGCGTTGATCGTCATCTCGCACGATCGGCACTTCCTCAATGCGGTCTGCACGCACATCGCCGATATCGACTACCAGACGATCATCACGTACACGGGTGGCTATGACGACATGGTCGTGGCCAAGACCCAGATCCGGTCGAAGATCGAGGCCGACAACGCGCAGCGTGACAAGAAAATCACCCAGCTGAACGAGTTCATCGCCCGCTTCTCGGCGGGCACCCGTTCGAGCCAGGTGACCTCGCGCAAGAAGGAAGTCGAACGCCTGCAGACGACCGAGCTGGCGCGCTCGAACATCCAGCGCCCGTTCATCAAATTCGGCATCGAGCGGCCGTCGGGCAAGCTCGCGCTCGAATGCAAGGGCGTATCGAAGGCGTACGGCGACCTCGAGGTCGTCCGCACCTTCGAAACGATCGTCAATCGCGGCGAGAAGATCGTGATGGTGGGCCGCAACGGCGTCGGCAAGACGACGCTGCTGAAGGCGCTGCTGGCCGACGCGCCCGGCGTGGACGCCGATCCCTCAGCGATCGACGCCGGGCAGGTGCGCTGGGGCCACGAGGTCTCGGTCGGCTACTTCTCGCAGGACCACACCGGCGCAATTGCGCACGGGACCACGGCGGTCGAGTGGCTGCACTCGTTCGCGCCCGATGCGCCGCGCCAGGACATCCACGGCCTGCTCGGGCAGATGCTCTTCAGCGGCGAAGAAGGCCACAAGCCGACGGCGGCCCTGTCGGGCGGCGAGACGGCGCGGCTGCTGTTCTGCCGATTGATGCTGCAGAAGCCGAACGTGCTGGTGCTCGACGAACCGACCAACCACCTCGATCTCGAGGCGATCAACGCCCTCAACATCGCGCTGCAGAAGTACGAAGGCACGGTGTTCCTCGTCACGCACGACGAGGACCTGATCGACGAGGTCGGCACCAGGGTGTGGCACTGCACCCGTGACGGCATCGAGGACTGGAAGGGCACGTACGAGGAGTACGCCGCGGCGACCCATTAG